In Janibacter cremeus, a genomic segment contains:
- a CDS encoding ISL3-like element ISPfr2 family transposase, protein MSDATPPAGFGRPDLTAFARLDGLGLSVTGQRLEPDRAVLACRVVEPDQWCRRCGSEGAARDTVIRRLAHEPLGWRPTVLEVVVRRYRCADCGHVWRQDTSAAAEPRAKLSRTGLRWALEGIVVAHLTVARVAEGLGVAWDTANNAVLAEGKRLLINDPTRFEGVKVIGVDEHVWRHTRRGDKYVTVIIDLTPVRDGAGPARLLDMVEGRSKAAFKTWLADRDDAFRDAVEVVAMDGFTGFKTAAAEEIPDAVTVMDPFHVVRLAGDALDRCRRRVQLAIHGHRGFRDDPLYKSRRTLHTGADLLTDKQSDRLRALFVDDAHVEVEATWGVYQRMIAAYRHEDRQRGRELMEKLITDLSAGVPKVLTELTTLGRTLKKRAADVLAYFERPGTSNGPTEALNGRLEHLRGSALGFRNLTNYIARSLLETGGFRPQLLHPRLG, encoded by the coding sequence GTGTCCGACGCTACCCCGCCGGCCGGCTTCGGCCGCCCTGACCTGACCGCCTTCGCTCGACTCGACGGCCTCGGTCTGAGCGTGACCGGGCAACGACTTGAACCGGATCGTGCGGTCCTCGCGTGCCGCGTGGTGGAACCAGATCAGTGGTGCCGACGGTGCGGCAGCGAAGGCGCTGCTCGTGACACCGTGATCCGGCGGTTGGCCCACGAGCCGCTGGGCTGGCGACCGACCGTGCTGGAAGTTGTAGTGCGCCGCTACCGCTGTGCCGACTGCGGACACGTGTGGCGCCAAGACACCAGCGCCGCGGCGGAGCCACGCGCGAAGCTCTCGCGCACCGGGCTGCGGTGGGCGCTGGAAGGGATCGTGGTCGCACACCTCACCGTCGCCCGTGTCGCCGAGGGACTCGGGGTCGCGTGGGACACCGCCAACAACGCGGTCCTGGCCGAAGGCAAGCGGCTGCTGATCAACGACCCCACGCGGTTCGAGGGCGTGAAGGTCATTGGCGTCGATGAGCACGTCTGGCGCCACACCAGGCGTGGCGACAAGTACGTCACCGTGATCATCGACCTCACCCCGGTCCGCGATGGCGCCGGCCCAGCAAGGCTGCTGGACATGGTCGAGGGCCGGTCGAAGGCGGCGTTCAAGACCTGGCTCGCCGACCGCGACGACGCCTTCCGTGACGCGGTCGAGGTGGTCGCGATGGACGGCTTCACCGGGTTCAAGACCGCCGCTGCAGAGGAGATCCCGGACGCGGTCACGGTGATGGATCCCTTCCACGTCGTGCGCTTGGCCGGTGACGCCCTCGACAGGTGCCGGCGCCGGGTCCAACTCGCGATCCACGGGCACCGTGGGTTCAGGGACGACCCGCTCTACAAGTCGCGGCGCACGCTGCACACCGGCGCGGACCTGCTCACCGACAAGCAGAGCGACAGGCTACGCGCGCTGTTCGTTGATGACGCTCACGTCGAGGTCGAGGCGACCTGGGGTGTCTACCAGCGCATGATCGCCGCCTATCGCCACGAGGACCGGCAACGTGGCCGCGAGCTCATGGAGAAGCTGATCACCGACCTCAGCGCCGGCGTCCCCAAGGTGCTCACCGAGCTCACCACCCTGGGCCGGACCCTGAAGAAGCGAGCCGCTGACGTGCTCGCCTACTTCGAACGACCCGGCACCAGCAACGGGCCGACCGAGGCGCTCAACGGACGGCTCGAACACCTCCGCGGCTCCGCACTCGGGTTCCGCAACCTGACCAACTACATCGCCCGAAGCCTGCTCGAGACCGGCGGCTTCAGACCCCAACTTCTACACCCCCGATTGGGATGA